The Paenibacillus spongiae nucleotide sequence TTTGGCGTGAAGATCGAGGCCGACGAGACTGCCGAGAACTTAAGCATTCCGCGGTTTATTCTGCAGCCGCTTGTCGAGAATGCATTATATCACGGGCTGGGCGACGATGGGGTTATTGAGGTTCATGTCAGCATGGAGGACAGTTCGCATGTGATCGTCTCGGTGTCCGATAACGGAATCGGCCTTTCGGAGGAAGCGATTCAGAAGCTGCTTCACAATGAACGCGGAGAGCACAAAAAGATGGGGTTCGGAATCGGCATCAATTACGTCAAGCGTATTCTTTCGTCACGCTACGGCCCGGGAGCGGAGCTGCAAATTAAGAGCAGCGAAGGCCAAGGAACCACCGTACTGCTGCGGCTGCCATTAAAGAAAGAAGGTAAATAAGTTGAACGTACTGATCGTGGATGACGACAAGCTGGTCCGGAAAGGGCTAATGGTCCTCATGCCTTGGCAGCAATTCGGCCTGACGGTTATTGGCGAAGCGGCTAATGGCGAGGCGGCTCTTCAATTTCTGCAGAATCATGAAGTGGATGTGGTCTTTACCGATTTGGCCATGCCGGTTATGTCGGGGATCGAATTAATGCGGACGGTCCGGATCCGTTATCCGCATATATGGCTGGTCGTCTTAACCTTCCACCAGGATTTTGAATATATTCAAGAGTCGCTACGGCTCGGCGCGATCGATTACATCGTGAAGACGCAGCTGGAGAAGGAGAAGATGGAGGACGTTCTCTCCCGTATTATGGGGCGGATAAACGATGAGAACGGGAAGCATCCGCAAGCAAGCCGGGTGCAGCAGGAAACAGCCGGGGAGAAGAACCAGTTCCTAAGCAGCTGCGGTATTGCGCTGCTTTCCCTGCTTCCGGAGCCGGGCAACCAGTGGATGGACCTTCTGCCGGCAAAGTTCGTGGAATGCCTCAAGGAAGTTGAACCGGATATTTGGCTCTGGGCTCCGGATAACGATGATTCCGGCCGGCAGCTCGGGGAGGAGCTTCACGAACGGTTGATAACGGATCCTGCAATCGTCATCTTGAAATTACCGGATATTAGCGGCTTCAAGAAGACGGAGGTCATGAAGTGGCTGCGCGAGTTCCGAAGCCGAGGACTGATGTATGAGCTGGAAGCGGACAAGCGGCTGTATGAAATATCGATTGTCGCCGAGCAGCAGAGCTGGCCGATCGTCTTCGAAGACGACGTGCTCGATATGCATAAGTGGTGGTCAACGCTTCGCTGGGTCAACCACGACGATATGTTCAACCAGAGACTGGGCGAGCTGAAACAGATGAGGCTGCCGAAGGAGAAGCTGGAGAGCATCTTCTATTCCGCTACACGCGAATGGGAGCGGACGTTGTCGACGGAGGAGATTACGGAGAGCGGCCGGATTGGCAGCCTGGTTTATTGGTATGAATGGGTGGAATGGATCCGCCAAACCAGAAATCATTTGATTGAATTAACGAATAAATCTTTATATTCGAAGCCGATTGTGGACAGCATATTGAAAGCGGTCGATTTGATTGCTCAAGATATTTCGCAGCAAACCAGCCTGGTCGAGATGGCAAACACGGTAAACATGAGCCGCAGCTATTTCAGCTCCTGCTTCAAGGATATAGTCGGAAAGCCCTACAACGAATATGTGCGCGACCAGAGGATTGCGAAGGCCGAAGAGCTGCTGTCGCAAACTACGATCCCCATCATCCGGATCGCGGAGATGATCGGGTACCCGAACGAAAAATATTTCAGCCGGCTGTTTCGCGAGCAGATCGGCCTGACACCAAGTGAATATCGCCAGCAGCGTCAGACAGGTATACAAACATCCGGTATATAGCGCACGATCATCCAAAATATCGCTTATACGGATCTGCGGCCTGGTAATAATACCGTATACAAAAGTACGATCGTATACGGTTCTAAAGACGCTGGATACTCCCGGAAGGGAGTTTTTTTATTTTATAATGAATGAGCAGCAACAAAGAACCTAGAAAAGGGTGGGGAAATGAACATCAAGAAAATGCTAGGGCTTGTACTAGTAGCGTCTCTTGTCATTACCGGATGCAGCAGCAACTCTGGAGACTCCAAGCCGGAGGGACAGACGGGGAGCAAAGAACTGACGGATCCGTTCCGGCTGCCTGAACCGGTAGAGGTCAAGGTCACGAAAGCCGTTCCGCCGAACCTGGAAATGAAGGATGGCGAAACCATCGAAGACAATGAGTACACCAAATTTGTATTCGATCGGACAAATATTAAAACGAAAGTCATGTGGTATGCTTCCTCGACGGATTATGATCAAAAATTGCAGTTGGCCGTTGCCAGCAATGACATACCTGACATGATGGTCGTGAATGAGACGATGTTCCGTGCTATGGCGGCCGCAGATCAGCTTGAAGACCTGACTGATGTTTATGAGAAATATGTTTCGCCTGAAATTAAGCAGTTCTACGCGGCAACCGACAATAAAGTCATCGATGCCGCAACTTACGGCGGTAAATTGCTGGCACTGCCAAGCGTAGCCATCCAGGCCGATGCGCCTTCCATGCTGTGGATCCGCAAGGATTGGCTGGACAAGCTGGGTCTTCAGCCTCCGACGAATGTCGGGGAATTGAAGAACGTGCTGAAGGCGTTTATCGAGAAGGATCCTGACGGCGACGGTCAAGCCAATACGATCGGCTTAACCGGCAACAACCAGAATCTCTCCGCTGTCGGCGGGGGCTTGCATGATTTCAAAGGCATTTTCAACGCCTTCAATGCCTATCCGGGAACTTGGGTGAAGGACGAAAACGGTAAAGTCGTATACGGTTCGACGATGCCTGGAACGAAGGAAGCGCTTGGCGTTATCCGCGATATGTACAAGGAAGGACTCATCGACAAAGAATTTGCGCTGCGCAAGAGTCCGGACGAGCTTGTAGCCAGCGGCAAAGCGGGTGCGTTCTTCGGACCATGGTGGACGCCTTGGGCATTGACCGGATCGGTCAAGAACGATCCGAAAGCGGACTGGCAGGCTTATATGATTAAGGACAAAGAAGGCAAGGTTAACATTGCATCGCTGCCTGCAGCGTCGTCTTACCTTGTCGTGAAGAAAGGCTTCGAGCATCCGGAGGCGGCTGCCGTGTACGCGAACCTGTACGACAAAATTACGCATACGCCGGATGATGAAGCCAAGAAGCTGATCAACGGTCATTCCCTATGGCCATTGACGATGATTACGGATTACCCGGATGCGGCTTCGAAGAAGCACACCATGCTCGTCGATGCGCTCGCAGGCAAGGTGAAGAAAGAAGAGCTGGACGGAGAAATGCAGATCGTATACGATCAGGCGCTTAAGGATAAAGCCAATCCAAGAGCGAATGCGGACGAGTGGGCTGGACCTGCCGCTTACTTGATCGGCGCCGGCGTACTGAAGCAAGAGATGAACGCGATCGATCCGGCATTCGGCGCGACGACCAAAACGATGGAGCGCCGCTGGGCCAACCTGCAGAAGATGGAGAATGAAACGTTCTACAAGATCGTGCTCGGAAGCTTGGACTTGAATGCGTTCGACAAGTTCGTCGAAGACTGGAAGGCTGAAGGCGGCAGTACGATTATTCAAGAAATTGAGGACGAAATAAAGAAATAATGCAATGGAATGCATAAAGCGCCACAGCAAGCCTATGGCGCTTTATGTCCATGGCTTGTTTCTTTCAGAAATGAGGCGCCAAATTAATGAAGCATAAGATGTTTCAAAAGCACTACCATCTAATGTTATTGCCGGGCATGATCCTGCTCTTAATATTCAGCATCATTCCGATGGTCGGCATTGTGCTTGCGTTCCAGGATTTCAAGATGGGACTAGGCATTACGAAATCTCCATGGGTTGGCTTTGATAACTTCAAGTATATGTTCGAAATGAAGGACAGCAAAACCATCTTCTTCAACACGATTAACATTGCTTTTTGGAAAATTATCGCGAACAGCCTTGTTCCATT carries:
- a CDS encoding response regulator transcription factor; the protein is MNVLIVDDDKLVRKGLMVLMPWQQFGLTVIGEAANGEAALQFLQNHEVDVVFTDLAMPVMSGIELMRTVRIRYPHIWLVVLTFHQDFEYIQESLRLGAIDYIVKTQLEKEKMEDVLSRIMGRINDENGKHPQASRVQQETAGEKNQFLSSCGIALLSLLPEPGNQWMDLLPAKFVECLKEVEPDIWLWAPDNDDSGRQLGEELHERLITDPAIVILKLPDISGFKKTEVMKWLREFRSRGLMYELEADKRLYEISIVAEQQSWPIVFEDDVLDMHKWWSTLRWVNHDDMFNQRLGELKQMRLPKEKLESIFYSATREWERTLSTEEITESGRIGSLVYWYEWVEWIRQTRNHLIELTNKSLYSKPIVDSILKAVDLIAQDISQQTSLVEMANTVNMSRSYFSSCFKDIVGKPYNEYVRDQRIAKAEELLSQTTIPIIRIAEMIGYPNEKYFSRLFREQIGLTPSEYRQQRQTGIQTSGI
- a CDS encoding extracellular solute-binding protein, which translates into the protein MNIKKMLGLVLVASLVITGCSSNSGDSKPEGQTGSKELTDPFRLPEPVEVKVTKAVPPNLEMKDGETIEDNEYTKFVFDRTNIKTKVMWYASSTDYDQKLQLAVASNDIPDMMVVNETMFRAMAAADQLEDLTDVYEKYVSPEIKQFYAATDNKVIDAATYGGKLLALPSVAIQADAPSMLWIRKDWLDKLGLQPPTNVGELKNVLKAFIEKDPDGDGQANTIGLTGNNQNLSAVGGGLHDFKGIFNAFNAYPGTWVKDENGKVVYGSTMPGTKEALGVIRDMYKEGLIDKEFALRKSPDELVASGKAGAFFGPWWTPWALTGSVKNDPKADWQAYMIKDKEGKVNIASLPAASSYLVVKKGFEHPEAAAVYANLYDKITHTPDDEAKKLINGHSLWPLTMITDYPDAASKKHTMLVDALAGKVKKEELDGEMQIVYDQALKDKANPRANADEWAGPAAYLIGAGVLKQEMNAIDPAFGATTKTMERRWANLQKMENETFYKIVLGSLDLNAFDKFVEDWKAEGGSTIIQEIEDEIKK